The Candidatus Nitrosymbiomonas proteolyticus genome has a segment encoding these proteins:
- a CDS encoding flagellin and related hook-associated protein FlgL: MSFRVNTNVTAMNALRNVGETNMAFGKSISRLSTGLRINSAADDPAGLIISENFRAQISGIDQAIRNNQDAVNLVKTAEAALDEVNRLLRDARTLALASANSGTQTSQQIQANQNQLTSIINSVSRISEQTQFGTKRLLDGSSGVSAALLSSTNVNGLYFGGTFNSAAITTDSLVTVSVSTAATRAVVTGSVTFTFATSTVSAGTFTINGRTFTTASTNTAQDVINMINSSSDATGVTAIWSAGSGIVLKANEYGSIGNFSLSDANGVVNAAGTTNATGTDAIANVIIDSNGSTSGGLTTVTFTGGRMQQSGLVLTDVAGNRVVLTEAGNAASAAFTAGNLTVGTTQFQTGANVNQTAALSLNNFAATELGKNVVAGLNLSNLDITTTNGSNDALRVIDAAIDEISQARGNLGSFQRNNLESTIRSLGVARENLAATESTIRDTDVASEMTQFTKLQILQQSGLAVLAQANAAPQSVLSLLRG, encoded by the coding sequence ATGTCGTTCAGAGTGAACACTAACGTTACCGCCATGAACGCCCTTCGCAATGTGGGCGAAACGAACATGGCATTCGGGAAGTCGATTTCCCGGCTTTCTACCGGCCTCAGAATCAACTCTGCGGCCGACGACCCGGCCGGCCTGATCATCTCCGAAAACTTTCGGGCCCAGATTTCGGGCATCGATCAGGCCATTCGCAACAACCAAGATGCCGTCAACCTCGTAAAGACCGCCGAAGCGGCCCTCGACGAGGTCAACAGGCTCCTCAGGGACGCGAGAACCCTCGCGCTGGCTTCGGCGAACTCGGGGACGCAGACCTCGCAGCAGATTCAGGCGAACCAGAACCAGCTCACGTCGATCATCAACTCCGTCAGCCGGATTTCAGAGCAGACGCAGTTCGGCACGAAGCGGTTGCTGGACGGCAGTTCTGGCGTAAGCGCCGCGCTGCTCAGCAGTACGAACGTCAATGGCCTCTACTTCGGCGGGACGTTCAACAGCGCCGCGATTACGACGGATTCGCTCGTTACCGTGTCCGTCTCGACCGCCGCAACCCGCGCCGTCGTGACGGGATCCGTAACGTTCACGTTCGCGACCAGCACCGTATCGGCGGGCACGTTCACCATCAACGGCCGAACGTTCACGACCGCATCGACGAACACCGCGCAAGACGTGATCAACATGATCAACTCGTCGTCGGACGCTACGGGCGTGACCGCAATCTGGTCTGCGGGTTCTGGAATCGTCTTGAAGGCGAACGAGTACGGTTCGATCGGAAACTTCTCGCTTTCGGATGCCAATGGAGTCGTCAACGCTGCGGGCACCACCAACGCCACCGGTACCGACGCCATTGCGAACGTCATCATCGACAGCAACGGCTCGACTTCGGGTGGGCTAACGACCGTGACGTTTACCGGTGGACGGATGCAGCAGTCCGGCCTCGTTCTTACGGACGTTGCGGGCAACCGGGTGGTCCTCACCGAGGCAGGGAACGCCGCTTCTGCCGCGTTCACCGCAGGAAACCTCACTGTCGGGACGACTCAGTTCCAGACGGGCGCGAACGTCAACCAGACCGCCGCGCTCTCGCTCAACAACTTCGCGGCAACGGAACTCGGAAAGAACGTCGTTGCGGGGCTCAACTTGAGCAACCTCGACATCACCACCACGAACGGTTCGAACGACGCGCTACGCGTCATCGACGCCGCGATCGACGAGATCTCGCAAGCTCGGGGCAATCTGGGCTCGTTCCAACGCAACAACCTCGAATCGACAATCCGGTCACTCGGGGTGGCGCGAGAGAACCTCGCTGCGACGGAATCGACGATTCGGGACACCGACGTCGCCTCTGAAATGACCCAATTCACGAAGTTGCAGATCCTGCAACAGTCAGGACTGGCCGTCTTGGCGCAAGCCAACGCCGCGCCGCAGTCCGTGCTATCGCTCCTCCGAGGCTAG
- a CDS encoding acyl-CoA thioester hydrolase, YbgC/YbaW family, producing the protein MRQVTSERIRVRYGETDRMGHAYYANYLYWLEQARGAWCRDRGFTYKDLEEQGLFWPVVEVHLRYKGEIHYDDWIRIDVRMSEVRRAAIRFEYEIWNETSNEKTTEGHTWHVLMGGDRKAQTIPDSLRELLERDPDAFPTVET; encoded by the coding sequence GTGCGCCAAGTGACTTCAGAACGGATTCGCGTGCGGTATGGAGAGACCGACCGTATGGGCCACGCGTATTACGCGAACTATCTGTATTGGCTCGAACAAGCGCGGGGGGCCTGGTGCCGGGATCGGGGGTTCACTTATAAGGACCTCGAGGAACAGGGGTTGTTCTGGCCCGTCGTGGAAGTTCATCTCCGCTACAAAGGGGAGATTCACTACGACGACTGGATTCGAATCGACGTGCGAATGAGCGAAGTGCGACGAGCAGCGATCCGGTTCGAATACGAGATTTGGAACGAGACGTCGAACGAAAAGACGACGGAAGGCCACACCTGGCACGTCCTGATGGGCGGCGACCGCAAGGCGCAGACGATCCCCGATTCGTTGCGCGAACTCCTTGAGCGAGACCCCGACGCTTTCCCAACGGTGGAGACCTAA